One window of the Macaca thibetana thibetana isolate TM-01 chromosome 1, ASM2454274v1, whole genome shotgun sequence genome contains the following:
- the TAF12 gene encoding transcription initiation factor TFIID subunit 12 isoform X2 → MNQFGPSALINLSNFSSIKPEPASTPPQGSMANSTTVVKIPGTPGTGGRLSPENNQVLTKKKLQDLVREVDPNEQLDEDVEEMLLQIADDFIESVVTAACQLARHRKSSTLEVKDVQLHLERQWNMWIPGFGSEEIRPYKKACTTEAHKQRMALIRKTTKK, encoded by the exons ATGAACCAGTTTGGCCCCTCAGCCCTAATCAACCTCTCCAATTTCTCATCCATAAAACCGGAACCAGCCAGCACCCCTCCACAAGGCTCCATGGCCAACAGTACTACAGTGGTAAAGATACCAGGCACTCCTGGGACAGGAGGTCGTCTTAGCCCTGAAAACAATCAG GTATTGACCAAGAAGAAATTACAGGACTTAGTAAGAGAAGTGGATCCTAATGAGCAGTTGGATGAAGATGTGGAGGAG ATGCTGCTGCAGATTGCTGATGATTTTATCGAGAGTGTGGTGACAGCAGCCTGTCAACTTGCGCGGCATCGCAAGTCCAGCACCCTGGAGGTGAAAGATGTCCAGCTGCATTTAG AGCGCCAGTGGAACATGTGGATCCCAGGATTTGGCTCTGAAGAAATCCGACCCTACAAAAAAGCTTGCACCACAGAAGCTCACAAACAG aGAATGGCATTGATCCGGAAAACAACCAAGAAATAA
- the TAF12 gene encoding transcription initiation factor TFIID subunit 12 isoform X1 produces the protein MAASHFTGLTAVADVIKDLDTQIALIGLGPHSSKKKQDLDKLYELKSKARQIMNQFGPSALINLSNFSSIKPEPASTPPQGSMANSTTVVKIPGTPGTGGRLSPENNQVLTKKKLQDLVREVDPNEQLDEDVEEMLLQIADDFIESVVTAACQLARHRKSSTLEVKDVQLHLERQWNMWIPGFGSEEIRPYKKACTTEAHKQRMALIRKTTKK, from the exons ATGGCTGCCTCTCATTTCACCGGGCTCACAGCTGTTGCTGATGTAATTAAAGATCTAGACACTCAGATAGCT TTAATTGGCCTTGGTCCTCACAGCTCCAAAAAGAAACAGGATCTCGATAAGCTCTATGAGCTGAAGTCCAAAGCTCGGCAGATTATGAACCAGTTTGGCCCCTCAGCCCTAATCAACCTCTCCAATTTCTCATCCATAAAACCGGAACCAGCCAGCACCCCTCCACAAGGCTCCATGGCCAACAGTACTACAGTGGTAAAGATACCAGGCACTCCTGGGACAGGAGGTCGTCTTAGCCCTGAAAACAATCAG GTATTGACCAAGAAGAAATTACAGGACTTAGTAAGAGAAGTGGATCCTAATGAGCAGTTGGATGAAGATGTGGAGGAG ATGCTGCTGCAGATTGCTGATGATTTTATCGAGAGTGTGGTGACAGCAGCCTGTCAACTTGCGCGGCATCGCAAGTCCAGCACCCTGGAGGTGAAAGATGTCCAGCTGCATTTAG AGCGCCAGTGGAACATGTGGATCCCAGGATTTGGCTCTGAAGAAATCCGACCCTACAAAAAAGCTTGCACCACAGAAGCTCACAAACAG aGAATGGCATTGATCCGGAAAACAACCAAGAAATAA